Proteins encoded within one genomic window of Meriones unguiculatus strain TT.TT164.6M chromosome 20, Bangor_MerUng_6.1, whole genome shotgun sequence:
- the Cenpw gene encoding centromere protein W codes for MAYSAAVSKRVKRKAPRGFLKGTVKQRKPHLRLERCSDLLIHLNCLLFVHRLAEESRTNACENKSGVIKWDHVLAAAKVILKKSRG; via the exons ATGGCGTACTCCGCCGCGGTCTCGAAGCGGGTGAAGCGCAAGGCGCCCCGCGGCTTCCTCAAGGGCACCGTCAAGCAGAGGAAGCCGCACCTCCGCCTGGAGAGGTGCAGCGACCTCCTG ATTCATCTGAATTGCTTACTCTTTGTTCATCGGTTGGCAGAAGAGTCCAGGACAAATGCTTGTGAGAATAAATCTGGAGTTATCAAATGGGATCATGTACTGGCTGCAGCCAAG GTAATTCTGAAGAAGAGCAGAGGTTAG